Proteins encoded together in one Acidobacteriota bacterium window:
- a CDS encoding lectin MOA-related protein, with amino-acid sequence MANGIPKRSLVRKIARTERAFSPAEIVAALRAAGSRLSPTFLDRKYYGVPEDVWTDILQYTGVDAGQYRSERYDCDDFSKAFAAACGRKLGLNGVGIVVDMSAGHAYNVILVNDGGGCKVAFVEPQNDRLIFAPRPGYSQTSGFIWF; translated from the coding sequence GTGGCAAACGGAATTCCCAAACGCAGCCTGGTCCGGAAAATCGCCAGGACCGAGCGGGCTTTCAGCCCGGCTGAGATCGTGGCCGCCCTGAGAGCGGCAGGTTCCCGCTTGAGTCCCACCTTTCTGGACCGCAAATACTATGGGGTTCCCGAGGACGTCTGGACAGACATCTTGCAGTACACCGGGGTCGATGCCGGCCAGTACCGCAGTGAGCGGTACGACTGCGATGACTTCTCCAAGGCGTTCGCCGCAGCCTGCGGCCGCAAGCTTGGGCTGAACGGGGTGGGGATCGTCGTGGACATGTCCGCCGGCCACGCCTACAACGTGATCCTGGTGAACGACGGGGGCGGCTGCAAGGTGGCGTTTGTGGAGCCGCAGAACGACCGGCTCATATTTGCCCCCCGGCCCGGATACAGTCAGACCAGCGGTTTCATCTGGTTCTAA
- a CDS encoding DUF3486 family protein codes for MSRPSTIDRLPPEVRDALNGWLRDPGITQTEATERVNLLLDEFGAPPISRHAVNRYDLRMRSVGQKLRESRQVAEVWIAKLGSEPGGRLGHLVTELIRSLAFDLSLKLQEGELTEESLPGVVSLVNKLALTAQRVERASDISQNREAKIRQSEREKAADIATRSLSRQKGLSPDTIETIKRDILGIS; via the coding sequence GTGTCCCGACCCAGCACCATCGACCGGCTCCCCCCGGAAGTGCGCGACGCGCTGAATGGGTGGCTGCGCGACCCGGGCATCACCCAAACCGAGGCCACCGAGCGCGTCAACCTCTTGCTCGACGAGTTTGGGGCACCCCCAATCAGCCGCCACGCGGTCAACCGCTACGATCTCAGGATGCGGTCGGTGGGGCAGAAGCTGAGGGAAAGCCGCCAGGTTGCGGAGGTCTGGATCGCCAAGCTGGGGTCCGAGCCGGGCGGCCGCCTGGGCCATCTGGTCACCGAGCTGATCCGCAGTCTGGCCTTCGACCTGTCGCTCAAGCTCCAGGAGGGCGAGCTCACCGAGGAGTCCCTGCCAGGGGTTGTCAGCTTGGTCAACAAGCTCGCCCTGACAGCCCAGCGGGTCGAGCGGGCCTCTGACATCAGCCAGAACCGCGAGGCCAAGATCCGCCAGTCCGAGCGGGAAAAGGCCGCCGATATCGCCACCAGATCACTCTCCAGGCAGAAGGGCCTCTCCCCGGACACCATCGAAACCATCAAGCGCGACATCCTGGGGATCTCTTGA